The following proteins are encoded in a genomic region of Magallana gigas chromosome 1, xbMagGiga1.1, whole genome shotgun sequence:
- the LOC105337223 gene encoding multiple epidermal growth factor-like domains protein 10, translating into MNFDRIYFYLAGIFQVLTYDDLSQHKSATQAPIYTGVSVPLYEASNALDRNPTTCMRTENIGPNSPDKIVWWKVDLGRIYRIYSVNILFKLYPGYEIRQRGRFAGFSLHVSTNDGSLQSSSLCYKDGPELPPLNFTAVCIQSGRYVTFYNERLDGVRYPEGYEFVNAFTELCEVVVEGCTKPGVYGNSCETPCPIHCKNNDCNIKNGTCYECDPGWKGTTCQITCGKGWYGENCSQPCEGSCRDNATCNHVTGQCDDGCEAGWTGSFCEKECANETFGFECTNNCSGNCLNDSPCNKRTGHCDRGCNPGYADTDCSRECSSGYFGTGCREKCSSHCINNTACNHVSGICPNGCGNGYMGTQCNSTCKGGFYGNNCSLPCSPNCKETCHHTDGLCSCKAGWIGSFCNKECLPGHFGVACRESCSGNCVNNTTCYHINGVCLSGCQNGYIGHQCNQSCKEGYYGRNCSRVCPPNCKTCRNTDGLCTCMEGWMGYDCSYGRCSIGSEYGLKHLLLIKRILSISSVKKKIIKPCQTHSIG; encoded by the exons atgaattttgaccgcatttatttttatctcgCAGGAATCTTTCAAGTGTTAACATATG atgatttgtcaCAACATAAATCGGCAACACAGGCACCCATATATACCGGGGTATCGGTTCCACTCTATGAAGCAAGTAACGCCCTGGACAGAAATCCAACAACTTGTATGAGGACGGAAAACATAGGCCCCAACTCCCCAGACAAGATTGTTTGGTGGAAAGTGGATCTCGGTAGAATATACAGAATCTACAGCGTCAACATCCTGTTTAAATTATACCCTGGTTATG AGATCAGACAGCGAGGTCGTTTTGCCGGATTTTCCCTCCATGTATCAACAAATGATGGTAGTCTACAAAGTTCCTCTCTGTGTTACAAGGACGGACCAGAGCTGCCGCCTTTGAACTTTACAGCTGTCTGTATACAATCAGGCCGCTATGTGACATTTTACAACGAAAGGCTTGATGGAGTTAGGTACCCGGAGGGATACGAATTTGTCAATGCTTTTACTGAGCTATGTGAGGTTGTCGTTGAAG GTTGTACCAAACCTGGAGTTTATGGTAACAGCTGTGAAACTCCATGCCCGATCCATTGTAAAAATAACGACTGCAACATAAAGAACGGAACGTGTTATGAATGTGATCCAGGGTGGAAAGGAACAACCTGTCAAATAA CATGTGGAAAGGGATGGTACGGTGAAAACTGTAGTCAACCGTGTGAAGGGAGTTGTAGAGACAACGCAACCTGTAATCACGTGACTGGTCAGTGTGATGATGGCTGTGAAGCCGGGTGGACAGGATCTTTTTGTGAAAAAG AATGTGCTAACGAAACATTTGGATTTGAATGCACCAACAATTGTAGTGGCAATTGTCTAAATGACTCCCCATGTAACAAGCGAACTGGTCATTGTGATAGAGGGTGTAATCCTGGATATGCTGACACTGATTGCAGTAGag AATGCTCATCTGGATATTTTGGGACGGGCTGTAGGGAAAAATGCAGCAGTCACTGCATAAATAACACAGCCTGTAACCATGTCAGTGGGATATGTCCAAACGGTTGTGGGAATGGATACATGGGAACGCAATGTAACAGCA CTTGCAAAGGTGGGTTTTATGGTAATAATTGTTCCCTTCCTTGCTCTCCAAATTGTAAGGAGACATGTCACCACACAGATGGATTGTGCTCTTGTAAGGCAGGTTGGATAGGATCATTTTGTAacaaag AGTGTTTGCCGGGACATTTTGGAGTGGCTTGCAGGGAAAGTTGTAGTGGGAATTGTGTAAATAACACGACATGTTATCACATAAATGGAGTATGTCTCAGTGGATGTCAAAACGGATACATTGGACACCAATGTAATCAAT CTTGTAAGGAAGGATATTATGGCAGAAACTGTTCTCGTGTTTGCCCTCCTAACTGTAAGACGTGTCGGAATACAGACGGATTGTGTACTTGTATGGAAGGATGGATGGGATATGATTGTTCTTATGGCAGGTGTTCAATAGGAAGCGAATATGGACTGAAACATTTACTTTTAATCAAACGAATTCTGAGCATTTCTtctgtgaagaaaaaaataataaaaccttGCCAGACACATAGCATCGGTTAG
- the LOC117687701 gene encoding multiple epidermal growth factor-like domains protein 10, translating to MCDKECENGWYGENCSQKCVRNCINNSTCNHVTGHCDVGCNVGWRRPKCEKECESGWYGENCSQQCVGSCRDNSTCNHVTGHCDVGCDVGWTGSMCNKECENGWYGENCSQQCIGNCMNNSTCNHVTGLCDAGCDFGWTGSICDKECPPGHFGTECMGNCSGNCINNTECDPINGECSDGCIDGYIGRKCENYTANNHLQFKNSIQPLLLIIGFSAPVVVNAFFIACTCTLIRHWKKSSRKRSDKADVPISLRAMSYARREVASIEPDHYQYVDLPVKEMCYQNMSFY from the exons ATGTGTGACAAGG AATGTGAAAATGGATGGTATGGTGAAAACTGTAGTCAAAAATGCGTGCGAAATTGCATAAACAACTCAACTTGTAATCACGTGACTGGTCATTGTGACGTAGGATGTAATGTTGGATGGAGAAGACCCAAGTGTGAAAAGG AATGTGAAAGTGGGTGGTATGGTGAAAACTGTAGTCAACAATGTGTAGGGAGTTGTAGAGACAACTCAACGTGTAATCACGTGACTGGTCATTGTGACGTAGGATGTGATGTTGGATGGACAGGATCTATGTGTAACAAGG aATGTGAAAATGGGTGGTATGGTGAAAACTGTAGTCAACAGTGTATAGGAAATTGTATGAACAACTCAACATGTAATCACGTGACTGGTCTTTGTGACGCAGGGTGTGATTTTGGATGGACAGGATCTATTTGTGACAAGG AGTGTCCACCTGGACATTTCGGGACTGAATGCATGGGGAATTGTAGCGGAAATTGTATAAACAATACAGAGTGTGATCCCATCAATGGCGAATGTTCTGATGGATGTATTGACGGTTACATTGGGAGAAAATGTgaaaact ataCTGCCAACAACCATCTACAGTTCAAAAACTCGATTCAACCTTTATTGTTGATCATTGGATTTTCAGCACCAGTCGTGGTCAACGCTTTCTTCAttgcttgtacatgtacattaataagACACTG gAAAAAGTCTAGTCGCAAGAGATCCGATAAAGCTGATGTCCCTATCTCATTGAGGGCCATGTCCTACGCTAGAAGAGAGGTTGCATCGATTGAACCTGATCATTACCAATATGTTGATTTACCCGTCAAAGAAATGTGTTATCAGAATATGTCTTTTTACTGA